In one Shinella zoogloeoides genomic region, the following are encoded:
- the rplK gene encoding 50S ribosomal protein L11 has product MAKKVAGQLKLQVKAGSANPSPPIGPALGQRGINIMEFCKSFNAATQEMEKGMPIPVVITYYQDKSFTFVMKQPPVTYFLKKEAKITSGSKTPGKGATVGKLTKAQIKSIAEAKMKDLNAADIEGAMAMVEGSARAMGLEVVG; this is encoded by the coding sequence ATGGCTAAGAAAGTTGCAGGCCAGCTCAAGCTTCAGGTCAAGGCAGGATCGGCAAACCCGTCCCCGCCGATCGGCCCGGCGCTTGGTCAGCGTGGCATTAACATCATGGAATTCTGCAAGTCGTTCAACGCGGCTACGCAGGAAATGGAAAAGGGTATGCCGATCCCGGTCGTCATCACCTACTACCAGGACAAGTCCTTCACGTTTGTGATGAAGCAGCCGCCGGTGACCTACTTCCTCAAGAAGGAAGCCAAGATCACGTCCGGCTCGAAGACCCCGGGCAAGGGCGCGACCGTCGGCAAGCTCACCAAGGCTCAGATCAAGTCGATCGCCGAAGCCAAGATGAAGGATCTCAACGCCGCCGATATCGAAGGCGCGATGGCAATGGTCGAGGGCTCCGCCCGCGCCATGGGCCTGGAAGTGGTAGGTTAA
- the rplA gene encoding 50S ribosomal protein L1, whose translation MAKIAKRLQKIREGIDPTKLVALSDAIALVKERATAKFDETVEVAMNLGVDPRHADQMVRGVVNLPNGTGRDVRVAVFARGAKADEAKAAGADVVGAEDLVEIVQGGKIDFDRCIATPDMMPLVGRLGKVLGPRGMMPNPKVGTVTMDVAGAVKASKGGAVEFRVEKAGIIHAGIGKASFDAKALEENIKAFADAVIKAKPTGAKGNYVKRVAISSTMGPGVKIDPSTVA comes from the coding sequence ATGGCCAAGATTGCAAAGCGTCTCCAGAAGATCCGTGAAGGCATCGACCCGACCAAGCTCGTCGCCCTGTCGGACGCCATCGCCCTCGTCAAGGAACGTGCGACCGCAAAGTTCGACGAAACCGTCGAAGTCGCCATGAACCTCGGCGTCGATCCGCGTCACGCAGACCAGATGGTCCGCGGCGTCGTCAACCTGCCGAACGGCACGGGCCGCGACGTTCGCGTCGCCGTCTTCGCACGTGGCGCCAAGGCTGACGAAGCCAAGGCCGCCGGTGCAGACGTCGTTGGCGCCGAAGACCTCGTCGAGATCGTCCAGGGCGGCAAGATCGATTTCGATCGCTGCATCGCGACCCCGGACATGATGCCGCTCGTCGGCCGCCTCGGTAAGGTTCTCGGCCCGCGCGGCATGATGCCGAACCCGAAGGTCGGCACCGTGACCATGGATGTCGCCGGCGCCGTCAAGGCGTCCAAGGGCGGCGCCGTCGAGTTCCGCGTCGAGAAGGCTGGTATCATCCATGCCGGCATCGGCAAGGCTTCCTTCGACGCCAAGGCTCTGGAAGAGAACATCAAGGCATTCGCCGACGCCGTCATCAAGGCGAAGCCGACGGGCGCCAAGGGCAACTACGTCAAGCGCGTAGCCATCTCTTCGACGATGGGTCCGGGCGTCAAGATCGACCCGTCGACGGTTGCCTGA
- the rplJ gene encoding 50S ribosomal protein L10: MERAEKREFVTELNEVFKASGSVVVARYAGITVAQMNDLRTKMRAAGGTVKVAKNRLAKIALQGTESEGMSDLFQGQTLIAYANDPMIAPKVAMDFAKTNDKLVVLGGAMGATTLDAEAVKSLATLPSLDELRGKLLGLLAAPATRVATVVAAPASQLARVFAAYAKKDEAA; the protein is encoded by the coding sequence GTGGAAAGAGCGGAAAAACGCGAATTCGTCACGGAGCTGAACGAAGTCTTCAAGGCTTCCGGTTCGGTTGTCGTGGCCCGCTACGCCGGTATCACCGTCGCACAGATGAACGATCTTCGTACGAAGATGCGTGCAGCGGGCGGTACCGTCAAGGTCGCGAAGAACCGCCTGGCCAAAATTGCCCTTCAGGGTACGGAGTCGGAAGGGATGTCTGATCTCTTCCAGGGTCAGACGCTCATTGCTTACGCAAATGATCCGATGATTGCTCCCAAGGTAGCCATGGATTTCGCCAAGACCAACGACAAGCTCGTTGTTCTCGGTGGCGCCATGGGTGCGACCACGCTCGACGCAGAAGCAGTCAAGTCGCTCGCGACTCTGCCTTCGCTCGACGAGCTTCGCGGTAAGCTCCTGGGCCTGCTTGCAGCCCCGGCTACGCGCGTCGCCACGGTCGTTGCAGCACCGGCAAGCCAGCTTGCCCGCGTGTTCGCCGCCTACGCCAAGAAGGACGAAGCCGCTTGA
- the rplL gene encoding 50S ribosomal protein L7/L12 has product MADLAKIVEDLSALTVLEAAELSKLLEEKWGVSAAAPVAVAAAGGGAAPAAAEEEKTEFDVILVDAGANKINVIKEVRAITGLGLKEAKDLVEGAPKPVKEAVSKAEAADLKKKLEEAGAKVDVK; this is encoded by the coding sequence ATGGCTGATCTCGCAAAGATCGTTGAAGACCTCTCTGCTCTGACCGTTCTGGAAGCTGCTGAGCTTTCCAAGCTGCTCGAAGAGAAGTGGGGCGTTTCGGCTGCTGCTCCCGTAGCTGTCGCTGCTGCTGGCGGCGGTGCTGCTCCGGCTGCTGCCGAAGAAGAAAAGACCGAATTCGACGTGATCCTCGTTGACGCTGGCGCCAACAAGATCAACGTCATCAAGGAAGTCCGCGCCATCACCGGCCTCGGCCTCAAGGAAGCCAAGGACCTGGTCGAAGGCGCTCCGAAGCCGGTCAAGGAAGCCGTCTCCAAGGCTGAAGCCGCTGACCTCAAGAAGAAGCTTGAGGAAGCCGGCGCCAAGGTCGACGTCAAGTAA
- the rpoB gene encoding DNA-directed RNA polymerase subunit beta → MAQTLSFNGRRRVRKFFGKIPEVAEMPNLIEVQKASYDQFLMVEEPAGGRPDEGLQAVFKSVFPITDFSGASMLEFVSYEFEQPKFDVEECRQRDLTYAAPLKVTLRLIVFDIDEDTGAKSIKDIKEQNVYMGDMPLMTDNGTFIVNGTERVIVSQMHRSPGVFFDHDKGKSHSSGKLLFAARVIPYRGSWLDIEFDAKDIVHARIDRRRKIPVTSLLMALGMDGEEILSTFYTKSLYQRDGEGWRVPFNPDALKGQKAVADMVDADTGEVVVEIGKKLTPRLLKQLSEKGLKALKATDDELYGNYLAEDIVNYSTGEIYLEAGDEIDEKTLPVILSAGFDEIPVLDIDHINVGAYIRSTLAADKNENRQDALFDIYRVMRPGEPPTMDSAEAMFNTLFFDAERYDLSAVGRVKMNMRLDLDVADTVRTLRKDDILAVVKMLVELRDGKGEIDDIDNLGNRRVRSVGELMENQYRLGLLRMERAIKERMSSIEIDTVMPQDLINAKPAAAAVREFFGSSQLSQFMDQVNPLSEITHKRRLSALGPGGLTRERAGFEVRDVHPTHYGRICPIETPEGPNIGLINSLATFARVNKYGFIESPYRKIIDGKVTTDVLYLSAMEEAKYHVAQANSPLEADNSFAEEFVVCRHAGEVMLAPRDQINLMDVSPKQLVSVAAALIPFLENDDANRALMGSNMQRQAVPLLRAEAPFVGTGMEPVVARDSGAAIAARRGGVVDQVDATRIVIRATEDLDPSKSGVDIYRLQKFQRSNQNTCVNQRPLVTVGDVLNKGDIIADGPSTDLGDLALGRNALVAFMPWNGYNYEDSILMSERIVSDDVFTSIHIEEFEVMARDTKLGPEEITRDIPNVSEEALKNLDEAGIVYIGAEVQPGDILVGKITPKGESPMTPEEKLLRAIFGEKASDVRDTSMRMPPGTFGTVVEVRVFNRHGVEKDERAMAIEREEIERLAKDRDDEQAILDRNVYGRLIDMLRGHVAVAGPKSFKKGTELSNAIVSEYPRSQWWMFAVEDEKVQGEIEALRGQYDESKSRLEQRFMDKVEKVQRGDEMPPGVMKMVKVFVAVKRKIQPGDKMAGRHGNKGVVSRILPIEDMPFLEDGTHVDICLNPLGVPSRMNVGQILETHLAWACAGMGKKIGDLLDEYRKTMDISDLKRELTEVYESEAKDEVAHFDDDALVKLAEQSRKGVSIATPVFDGAHEPDVASMLERAGLNSSGQSVLYDGRTGEAFDRKVTVGYMYMIKLNHLVDDKIHARSIGPYSLVTQQPLGGKAQFGGQRFGEMEVWALEAYGAAYTLQEMLTVKSDDVAGRTKVYEAIVRGDDTFEAGIPESFNVLVKEMRSLGLSVELENSKVDPAAEAGQLPDAAE, encoded by the coding sequence ATGGCTCAGACCCTTTCGTTTAACGGTCGTAGGCGCGTACGCAAGTTTTTTGGTAAAATCCCCGAAGTCGCAGAAATGCCGAACCTCATCGAGGTTCAGAAGGCGTCTTACGACCAGTTTCTGATGGTTGAAGAGCCCGCCGGCGGTCGTCCGGACGAGGGCCTTCAGGCCGTTTTCAAGTCGGTTTTCCCGATCACGGACTTCTCCGGCGCTTCCATGCTCGAATTCGTCTCCTACGAATTCGAACAGCCGAAGTTCGACGTTGAGGAATGCCGCCAGCGTGACCTGACCTACGCAGCGCCGCTCAAGGTGACGCTGCGCCTCATCGTGTTCGATATCGACGAGGATACGGGCGCCAAGTCGATCAAGGACATCAAGGAACAGAACGTCTACATGGGCGACATGCCGCTCATGACGGATAACGGCACCTTCATCGTCAACGGCACCGAGCGCGTCATCGTCTCCCAGATGCACCGTTCGCCGGGCGTGTTCTTCGACCATGACAAGGGCAAGAGCCACTCTTCCGGCAAGCTGCTCTTTGCAGCCCGCGTCATCCCGTATCGCGGTTCCTGGCTCGACATCGAGTTCGACGCCAAGGACATCGTGCATGCGCGCATCGACCGCCGCCGCAAGATCCCCGTCACGTCGCTGCTCATGGCGCTCGGCATGGACGGCGAGGAAATCCTGTCGACCTTCTACACGAAGTCGCTCTACCAGCGCGACGGCGAAGGCTGGCGCGTGCCTTTCAATCCGGACGCGCTGAAGGGCCAGAAGGCCGTCGCGGACATGGTGGACGCAGACACCGGTGAAGTCGTCGTGGAGATCGGCAAGAAGCTGACGCCGCGCCTGCTCAAGCAGCTTTCCGAAAAGGGCCTCAAGGCCCTCAAGGCGACCGACGACGAGCTGTACGGCAACTACCTCGCCGAGGACATCGTCAACTATTCGACGGGTGAGATCTATCTCGAAGCCGGCGACGAAATCGACGAGAAGACCCTTCCGGTCATCCTGTCGGCCGGTTTCGACGAGATCCCGGTTCTCGACATCGACCACATCAATGTCGGCGCCTATATCCGCTCGACGCTTGCCGCGGACAAGAACGAGAACCGCCAGGACGCTCTGTTCGACATCTACCGCGTCATGCGCCCGGGTGAGCCGCCGACCATGGATTCGGCCGAAGCCATGTTCAACACGCTGTTCTTCGATGCGGAGCGTTACGACCTCTCCGCCGTCGGCCGCGTGAAGATGAACATGCGCCTTGACCTCGACGTCGCCGACACGGTCCGCACACTGCGCAAGGACGATATCCTTGCCGTCGTGAAGATGCTGGTCGAACTGCGCGACGGCAAGGGCGAGATCGACGACATCGACAACCTCGGCAACCGCCGTGTCCGTTCGGTCGGCGAACTGATGGAGAACCAGTACCGTCTCGGCCTGCTGCGCATGGAGCGCGCGATCAAGGAACGCATGTCCTCAATCGAGATCGATACGGTCATGCCGCAGGACCTGATCAACGCGAAGCCGGCGGCTGCCGCCGTTCGCGAATTCTTCGGTTCCTCGCAGCTCTCGCAGTTCATGGACCAGGTGAACCCGCTTTCGGAAATCACCCACAAGCGCCGCCTTTCGGCTCTTGGCCCGGGTGGTCTGACCCGCGAGCGCGCAGGCTTCGAAGTCCGCGACGTTCACCCGACCCACTACGGCCGTATCTGCCCGATCGAAACGCCGGAAGGCCCGAACATCGGTCTGATCAACTCGCTCGCAACCTTCGCCCGCGTCAACAAGTACGGCTTCATCGAAAGCCCGTACCGCAAGATCATCGACGGCAAGGTCACGACGGACGTGCTCTACCTCTCCGCCATGGAAGAGGCCAAGTACCACGTCGCCCAGGCCAACTCGCCGCTGGAAGCCGACAACTCCTTCGCTGAAGAGTTCGTCGTCTGCCGTCACGCCGGCGAAGTCATGCTCGCCCCGCGCGACCAGATCAACCTGATGGACGTCTCGCCGAAGCAGCTCGTTTCGGTCGCGGCCGCGCTCATCCCGTTCCTCGAGAACGACGACGCGAACCGCGCGCTCATGGGTTCGAACATGCAGCGTCAGGCCGTGCCGCTGCTCAGGGCCGAAGCCCCGTTCGTCGGCACCGGCATGGAACCGGTCGTCGCCCGTGACTCGGGCGCCGCCATCGCGGCCCGCCGCGGCGGCGTCGTCGACCAGGTCGATGCGACGCGTATCGTTATCCGCGCCACCGAAGACCTCGATCCGTCGAAGTCGGGCGTCGATATCTACCGCCTGCAGAAGTTCCAGCGTTCCAACCAGAACACCTGCGTCAACCAGCGCCCGCTGGTCACCGTCGGCGACGTTCTGAACAAGGGCGACATCATCGCGGACGGTCCGTCGACCGACCTCGGCGACCTCGCGCTCGGCCGCAACGCGCTCGTCGCGTTCATGCCGTGGAACGGCTACAACTACGAAGACTCGATCCTGATGTCCGAGCGCATCGTCTCCGACGACGTGTTCACCTCGATCCACATCGAGGAATTCGAAGTCATGGCCCGCGACACCAAGCTGGGTCCGGAAGAAATCACGCGCGACATTCCAAACGTTTCTGAAGAAGCGCTGAAGAACCTCGACGAAGCCGGTATCGTCTATATCGGTGCAGAGGTTCAGCCGGGCGACATCCTGGTCGGCAAGATCACCCCGAAGGGCGAAAGCCCGATGACGCCGGAAGAAAAGCTCCTGCGCGCCATCTTCGGTGAAAAGGCCTCCGACGTTCGCGACACCTCCATGCGCATGCCGCCCGGCACCTTCGGTACGGTCGTCGAAGTTCGCGTCTTCAACCGCCACGGCGTGGAGAAGGACGAACGCGCGATGGCGATCGAGCGTGAAGAGATCGAGCGTCTGGCCAAGGACCGTGACGACGAGCAGGCGATCCTCGACCGTAACGTCTACGGCCGCCTGATCGACATGCTGCGTGGCCACGTCGCCGTCGCCGGCCCGAAGAGCTTCAAGAAGGGCACGGAACTTTCCAACGCCATCGTCTCCGAATACCCCCGCTCGCAGTGGTGGATGTTCGCCGTCGAGGACGAGAAGGTTCAGGGCGAGATCGAAGCGCTCCGCGGCCAGTACGACGAATCCAAGTCGCGTCTCGAACAGCGCTTCATGGACAAGGTCGAGAAGGTCCAGCGCGGCGACGAAATGCCCCCGGGCGTCATGAAGATGGTCAAGGTCTTCGTCGCTGTGAAGCGCAAGATCCAGCCGGGCGACAAGATGGCCGGCCGTCACGGCAACAAGGGCGTCGTCTCGCGCATCCTGCCGATCGAGGACATGCCGTTCCTCGAAGACGGCACGCATGTCGACATCTGCTTGAACCCGCTCGGCGTGCCTTCGCGCATGAACGTCGGCCAGATCCTCGAAACCCACCTTGCCTGGGCCTGCGCCGGCATGGGCAAGAAGATCGGCGACCTGCTCGACGAATATCGCAAGACCATGGACATCTCGGACCTGAAGCGCGAGTTGACGGAAGTCTACGAGAGCGAAGCCAAGGACGAAGTCGCTCATTTCGACGACGACGCCCTGGTCAAGCTCGCCGAGCAGTCCCGCAAGGGTGTCTCGATCGCAACGCCGGTCTTCGACGGTGCGCATGAGCCCGACGTCGCCAGCATGCTCGAGCGTGCGGGCCTCAACTCCTCCGGCCAGTCGGTTCTCTACGACGGCCGTACGGGCGAGGCTTTCGACCGCAAGGTCACCGTCGGCTACATGTACATGATCAAGCTGAACCACCTCGTGGACGACAAGATCCACGCCCGTTCGATCGGTCCCTACTCGCTCGTTACCCAGCAGCCGCTGGGCGGCAAGGCGCAGTTCGGCGGCCAGCGCTTCGGGGAAATGGAGGTCTGGGCGCTCGAAGCCTACGGCGCCGCCTACACGCTGCAGGAAATGCTGACCGTGAAGTCGGACGACGTGGCGGGCCGCACCAAGGTGTACGAGGCGATCGTGCGTGGCGACGACACGTTCGAGGCGGGCATTCCCGAGAGCTTCAACGTTCTCGTCAAGGAAATGCGCTCGCTCGGCCTGTCGGTCGAACTTGAGAACTCCAAGGTCGATCCCGCTGCGGAAGCCGGCCAGCTTCCCGACGCCGCGGAATAA
- the rpoC gene encoding DNA-directed RNA polymerase subunit beta', translating into MNQEVMNLFNPQVPAQTFDSIRISIASPEKILSWSYGEIKKPETINYRTFKPERDGLFCARIFGPIKDYECLCGKYKRMKYKGIICEKCGVEVTLSRVRRERMGHIELAAPVAHIWFLKSLPSRISTLLDMTLKDVERVLYFENYIVTEPGLTALKENQLLSEEEYMIAVDEYGEDQFTAMIGAEAIYEMLASMNLEKIAGDLRSDLADTTSDLKQKKLMKRLKIVENFMESGNRPEWMIMKVVPVIPPDLRPLVPLDGGRFATSDLNDLYRRVINRNNRLKRLIELRAPGIIIRNEKRMLQESVDALFDNGRRGRVITGANKRPLKSLSDMLKGKQGRFRQNLLGKRVDYSGRSVIVTGPELKLHQCGLPKKMALELFKPFIYARLDAKGFSSTVKQAKKLVEKEKPEVWDILDEVIREHPVLLNRAPTLHRLGIQAFEPILVEGKAIQLHPLVCTAFNADFDGDQMAVHVPLSLEAQLEARVLMMSTNNILHPANGAPIIVPSQDMVLGLYYLSILNQNEPGEGMAFSDMGELHHALENKVVTLHAKIRGRYKSVDGEGKPYTKIYETTPGRMIIGELLPKNGNIPFDICNQEMTKKNISKMIDTVYRHCGQKDTVIFCDRIMQLGFSHACRAGISFGKDDMVIPDSKAKIVGDTENLVKEYEQQYNDGLITQGEKYNKVVDAWGKATEKVAEDMMARIKAVEFDPETGRQKPMNAIYMMSHSGARGSPNQMRQLGGMRGLMAKPSGEIIETPIISNFKEGLTVNEYFNSTHGARKGLADTALKTANSGYLTRRLVDVAQDCIVTHTDCGTDKGLTMTAIVDAGQVVASIGTRVLGRTALDDIDHPLTGARIVDAGRMILEADVVEIEKAGIQSIRIRSALTCEIQTGVCGVCYGRDLARGTPVNMGEAVGVIAAQSIGEPGTQLTMRTFHLGGTATVVDQSFLEASYEGTVQMKNRNMLRNSDGNLVAMGRNMAITILDERGVERSSQRVAYGSKIFVDDGDKVKRGQRLAEWDPYTRPMMTEVEGTVHFEDVVDGISVLESTDESTGITKRSVIDWRSTPRGSDLKPAIIIKDKNGAVAKLSRGGEARFLLSVDAILSVEPGQKVSQGDVLARSPLESAKTKDITGGLPRVAELFEARRPKDHAIIAEIDGTVRFGRDYKNKRRVMIEPAEDGVEPVEYLIPKGKPFHLQDGDYIEKGDYILDGNPAPHDILAIKGVEALASYLVNEIQEVYRLQGVVINDKHIEVIVRQMLQKVEITDAGDSTYIVGDNIDRIELEDVNDSLIEEGKKPAYGEPVLLGITKASLQTPSFISAASFQETTKVLTEAAIAGKTDGLQGLKENVIVGRLIPAGTGGTMTQIRRIATARDEMILDERRKSTGAGVATPMLADLAGGEGAAAE; encoded by the coding sequence ATGAACCAAGAGGTCATGAACCTTTTCAACCCGCAGGTGCCTGCGCAGACGTTCGACTCCATCCGTATCTCGATCGCGTCTCCGGAGAAGATCCTTTCCTGGTCGTACGGCGAAATCAAGAAGCCGGAAACCATCAACTACCGCACGTTCAAGCCGGAGCGCGACGGCCTGTTCTGCGCGCGCATCTTCGGGCCGATCAAGGACTACGAGTGCCTGTGCGGCAAGTACAAGCGCATGAAGTACAAGGGCATCATCTGCGAAAAGTGCGGCGTCGAAGTCACGCTGTCGCGCGTTCGCCGCGAGCGCATGGGCCATATCGAGCTCGCCGCTCCCGTCGCCCACATCTGGTTCCTGAAGTCGCTTCCCTCGCGCATCTCGACGCTGCTCGACATGACGCTGAAGGATGTCGAGCGCGTTCTCTATTTCGAGAACTACATCGTGACCGAGCCGGGCCTGACCGCGCTCAAGGAAAACCAGCTTCTTTCCGAAGAAGAATACATGATCGCCGTCGATGAATATGGTGAAGACCAGTTCACGGCGATGATCGGCGCCGAGGCCATCTACGAGATGCTCGCCTCGATGAACCTGGAAAAGATCGCCGGCGATTTGCGCTCTGACCTGGCCGATACCACGTCGGACCTGAAGCAGAAGAAGCTGATGAAGCGCCTGAAGATCGTCGAGAACTTCATGGAGTCCGGCAACCGTCCGGAATGGATGATCATGAAGGTCGTTCCGGTGATCCCGCCGGATCTGCGCCCGCTGGTTCCGCTGGACGGCGGCCGTTTCGCGACGTCGGACCTCAACGATCTCTACCGCCGCGTCATCAACCGCAACAACCGTCTGAAGCGCCTCATCGAGCTGCGCGCACCGGGCATCATCATCCGCAACGAGAAGCGCATGCTTCAGGAATCGGTTGACGCCCTGTTCGACAACGGCCGCCGCGGCCGCGTCATCACCGGCGCCAACAAGCGTCCGCTGAAGTCGCTGTCCGACATGCTCAAGGGCAAGCAGGGCCGCTTCCGCCAGAACCTGCTCGGCAAGCGCGTCGACTATTCCGGCCGTTCGGTTATCGTGACCGGTCCGGAACTCAAGCTGCACCAGTGCGGCCTGCCGAAGAAGATGGCGCTCGAACTGTTCAAGCCGTTCATCTACGCCCGCCTCGACGCCAAGGGTTTCTCCTCGACCGTCAAGCAGGCCAAGAAGCTGGTCGAGAAGGAAAAGCCGGAGGTCTGGGATATCCTCGACGAGGTCATCCGCGAGCATCCGGTTCTCCTCAACCGCGCACCGACGCTGCACCGCCTGGGCATCCAGGCCTTCGAACCGATCCTGGTCGAAGGCAAGGCGATCCAGCTGCACCCGCTCGTCTGCACGGCCTTCAACGCCGACTTCGACGGTGACCAGATGGCCGTCCACGTCCCGCTCTCGCTGGAAGCCCAGCTTGAAGCGCGCGTGCTGATGATGTCGACGAACAACATCCTGCATCCGGCGAACGGCGCACCGATCATCGTTCCCTCGCAGGACATGGTTCTCGGCCTCTACTATCTGTCGATCCTGAACCAGAACGAGCCGGGCGAAGGCATGGCCTTCTCCGACATGGGCGAACTGCACCATGCGCTGGAAAACAAGGTCGTCACGCTGCACGCGAAGATCCGCGGCCGCTACAAGTCGGTCGACGGTGAAGGCAAGCCCTACACCAAGATCTACGAGACGACCCCCGGCCGCATGATCATCGGCGAACTGCTGCCGAAGAACGGCAACATCCCGTTCGACATCTGCAACCAGGAAATGACCAAGAAGAACATCTCCAAGATGATCGACACGGTCTACCGTCACTGCGGCCAGAAGGACACGGTCATCTTCTGCGACCGGATCATGCAGCTCGGCTTCAGCCATGCCTGCCGCGCCGGCATCTCGTTCGGCAAGGACGACATGGTCATTCCGGACAGCAAGGCGAAGATCGTCGGCGACACCGAAAACCTGGTCAAGGAATACGAGCAGCAGTACAACGACGGCCTGATCACCCAGGGCGAGAAGTACAACAAGGTCGTCGACGCCTGGGGCAAGGCCACCGAGAAGGTCGCGGAAGACATGATGGCCCGCATCAAGGCCGTCGAGTTCGACCCCGAGACCGGCCGCCAGAAGCCGATGAACGCGATCTACATGATGTCCCACTCGGGCGCCCGCGGTTCTCCGAACCAGATGCGCCAGCTGGGCGGCATGCGCGGCCTCATGGCCAAGCCCTCGGGCGAGATCATCGAAACGCCGATCATCTCGAACTTCAAGGAAGGCCTGACCGTGAACGAGTACTTCAACTCGACGCACGGCGCCCGTAAGGGTCTGGCGGACACCGCCCTGAAGACCGCGAACTCCGGTTACCTGACCCGCCGTCTCGTCGACGTCGCGCAGGATTGCATCGTCACGCACACCGATTGCGGCACCGACAAGGGCCTCACGATGACGGCGATCGTCGATGCCGGCCAGGTCGTGGCTTCGATCGGTACCCGCGTTCTCGGCCGTACCGCGCTCGACGACATCGACCACCCGCTCACGGGTGCACGCATCGTCGATGCGGGCCGGATGATCCTCGAGGCCGACGTCGTGGAGATCGAGAAGGCTGGCATCCAGTCGATCCGCATCCGCTCGGCGCTGACCTGCGAGATCCAGACCGGCGTCTGCGGCGTCTGCTACGGTCGCGACCTTGCACGCGGCACGCCCGTCAACATGGGCGAAGCCGTCGGCGTCATCGCGGCACAGTCGATCGGCGAGCCGGGCACCCAGCTCACCATGCGTACCTTCCACCTTGGCGGCACGGCGACCGTGGTCGACCAGTCGTTCCTGGAAGCATCGTATGAAGGCACGGTGCAGATGAAGAACCGCAACATGCTGCGCAACTCCGACGGCAATCTCGTCGCGATGGGCCGCAACATGGCGATCACCATCCTGGACGAGCGCGGCGTGGAACGTTCCTCGCAGCGCGTCGCCTATGGCTCGAAGATCTTCGTGGACGACGGCGACAAGGTGAAGCGCGGCCAGCGTCTCGCCGAGTGGGACCCCTACACCCGTCCGATGATGACGGAAGTCGAGGGTACCGTTCACTTCGAAGACGTGGTCGACGGCATCTCGGTTCTGGAATCGACGGACGAGTCCACCGGCATCACCAAGCGTTCGGTCATCGACTGGCGCTCGACGCCGCGCGGCTCCGACCTGAAGCCGGCCATCATCATCAAGGACAAGAATGGCGCTGTCGCCAAGCTGTCCCGTGGTGGCGAAGCCCGCTTCCTGCTCTCGGTCGATGCGATCCTTTCCGTCGAGCCGGGCCAGAAGGTCTCCCAGGGTGACGTTCTTGCCCGCTCGCCGCTGGAAAGCGCCAAGACCAAGGACATCACCGGTGGTCTGCCGCGCGTTGCCGAACTGTTCGAAGCCCGTCGTCCGAAGGACCACGCCATCATCGCCGAGATCGATGGTACCGTCCGCTTCGGCCGCGACTACAAGAACAAGCGTCGCGTGATGATCGAGCCGGCGGAAGACGGTGTCGAGCCGGTCGAGTACCTGATCCCGAAGGGCAAACCCTTCCACCTTCAGGACGGCGACTACATCGAAAAGGGCGACTACATCCTCGACGGCAACCCGGCGCCGCACGACATCCTGGCGATCAAGGGCGTGGAAGCACTCGCTTCCTACCTCGTGAACGAGATCCAGGAAGTCTACCGACTGCAGGGCGTTGTGATCAACGACAAGCACATCGAGGTGATCGTTCGCCAGATGCTGCAGAAGGTCGAGATCACGGATGCAGGCGACTCGACCTACATCGTCGGCGACAACATCGACCGTATCGAGCTGGAAGACGTCAACGACAGCCTGATCGAGGAAGGCAAGAAGCCGGCTTACGGCGAGCCCGTCCTCCTCGGCATCACCAAGGCCTCGCTGCAGACCCCGTCGTTCATCTCGGCCGCTTCGTTCCAGGAGACCACCAAGGTCCTCACGGAAGCTGCGATCGCCGGCAAGACCGACGGCCTGCAGGGCCTCAAGGAGAACGTCATCGTCGGCCGCCTCATCCCGGCCGGTACCGGCGGCACCATGACCCAGATCCGCCGCATCGCGACGGCCCGCGACGAGATGATCCTCGACGAGCGCCGCAAGTCGACCGGCGCTGGCGTCGCAACCCCGATGCTGGCGGACCTCGCCGGCGGCGAGGGTGCCGCAGCCGAATAA
- a CDS encoding transcriptional regulator encodes MASSADNDNNTLDDPMVFIIIGKAYEREGDEGIDIHVMLRAPDDDSAVREALNALSEEGFLEADLDQIGTLTGEPEDEPHASAYKGALEGEVAIIRFA; translated from the coding sequence ATGGCGTCCAGCGCCGACAACGACAACAACACGCTCGACGATCCGATGGTCTTCATCATCATCGGCAAGGCCTATGAGCGCGAGGGCGACGAGGGTATCGACATCCACGTCATGCTGCGCGCGCCCGACGACGACAGCGCCGTGCGCGAGGCCCTGAACGCGCTTTCGGAAGAAGGCTTCCTGGAAGCCGACCTCGACCAGATCGGCACCCTGACGGGCGAGCCCGAAGACGAGCCGCACGCCTCCGCCTACAAGGGCGCGCTGGAAGGCGAAGTGGCGATCATCCGCTTCGCGTAA